The Pygocentrus nattereri isolate fPygNat1 chromosome 4, fPygNat1.pri, whole genome shotgun sequence genome includes a window with the following:
- the znf770 gene encoding zinc finger protein 770, with protein KLKEVSSSWKKYLIACIIRDRNNMTHQCPVCLKHFEFVSKLRRHQLTHSGQRPFTCSICDKAFQQSTHLKRHLESHAKLRPISVSGAAHSQLSFTNSEGSYVPHDVPHVEPQMSFFEQTGIQEDSELVDQSMWYNDLQTHNETGWKHVEEDCLKEERLVEQSIRDTAHARSVIPSSLEQKYIEDKVADKEMCDIVQWNCSGFGDMAEKENEYHQNSRYSCVQPEPSLEKQEQSSVIYGTEDSQTDVMVLNSSHEQASLEMIEKTPKKNQCATCLKCFSAPSKLQRHVLIHTSQRPFGCQLCPKAFRQLAHLKIHLITHFSQRQTKAKHKSWNIPSGSVTQSLDPPLGPSIKTFVDSSEEQWAEEKNKDPLLVKKSKENSVDVEIFTKDVKKVKVDIETLGRNKIMHECPVCFKCFSAPSKLRRHCLIHTGQRPFQCSVCHRSFRQLAHLKAHYSIHTGPRKKTSLQLHKFVNQSQASKTRVRRFMGSGFSRKFRSTRLTTDKNILERDPSGVGYIADKASSNTQGNWCTVCSKSFSAPSKLRRHLLIHTGQRPFQCLVCSRGFTQRANLKVHRCREESQGAFSSTSNKVHRLKKLDKQDAANGQPSFTVQDNTDFFIPTNSFTSSSKCVPGDDRELPQRASENVTFEVEATENQTKESGHQCTICLKMFNFPSKLSRHLLIHMDIKPFTCTICSKSFRQLCHLQNHEKVHTKAKRKIAYKGSQKRRVVVSKASVASKTSEFLKNSCSQDSGNLPLFQKPDPDRALLGNRDNQNLQLSKRKSAPSAEELSVPCTAYSDSTNFFIDVNKSCQTQSTVIPAKAVQNTLGHRKRDVNQCTFCLKTFDFPSKLSRHLRIHTGVRPYQCQVCHKSFKQLSHLQCHQWVHNRKVKILVKKTLERVHQERPRDFPMAHQGECGPSGLDHDDGKIKSEVHLQGDRSVHLALKHEAGTSVIGADGVSRSLDWNGLDHTELSDPGQFEEGPENRPPREVHYCVPNDCSNRSPTVSDCCRLGFGHEEQDLAGFKGPKEERAEEGCDKHLTEPPNDLPICPSCSRCFPTVKKLQAHKCPMQGPEERLRKSYHCAVCFKTFEAPSKLKRHYVIHTGQRPYQCTLCNKTFTQSGHLKTHMFSHR; from the coding sequence AAGCTCAAAGAGGTCTCAAGCTCTTGGAAAAAATATTTGATCGCTTGCATTATACGTGACCGGAACAACATGACGCACCAGTGTCCAGTTTGCCTGAAACACTTTGAATTTGTCTCAAAACTTCGCCGTCATCAGCTAACCCACTCTGGGCAGAGACCCTTCACTTGTTCCATTTGCGACAAAGCCTTCCAGCAGTCTACGCACTTGAAGAGGCATCTGGAGAGCCACGCAAAGCTGAGACCTATTTCAGTCTCGGGTGCAGCTCATTCACAGTTATCATTCACAAACTCTGAGGGCAGTTACGTACCTCATGATGTACCTCATGTCGAGCCTCAGATGAGCTTTTTTGAACAAACTGGGATCCAGGAGGACTCAGAGCTGGTTGATCAAAGTATGTGGTATAATgacctgcaaacacacaatgaGACTGGATGGAAGCATGTTGAGGAAGACTGCCTGAAGGAGGAAAGGCTGGTTGAGCAGTCCATAAGAGATACTGCGCATGCGCGCTCGGTAATCCCGTCTTCACTGGAGCAAAAATACATTGAAGACAAAGTTGCAGACAAGGAGATGTGTGACATTGTCCAATGGAATTGTAGTGGATTTGGTGACATGGCAGAAAAAGAAAACGAGTACCATCAAAATAGCAGGTACTCTTGCGTTCAGCCTGAGCCAAGCCTTGAAAAACAAGAGCAGTCCAGTGTAATTTATGGTACTGAAGATTCACAAACTGATGTCATGGTATTAAACAGCTCTCATGAACAGGCATCGCTGGAGATGATTGAGAAGACACCAAAGAAGAACCAGTGTGCCACGTGCCTGAAGTGTTTTTCTGCACCTTCAAAACTTCAGCGGCATGTTCTGATTCATACCAGCCAAAGGCCTTTTGGCTGCCAGTTGTGCCCCAAGGCTTTTCGGCAACTTGCCCACTTAAAAATTCACTTGATCACTCATTTTTCACAGAGACAAACCAAGGCCAAACATAAATCCTGGAACATTCCCAGTGGAAGTGTCACTCAAAGCCTGGATCCACCACTGGGTCCCAGCATAAAAACATTTGTAGATTCCTCAGAGGAACAGTgggcagaagaaaaaaacaaggacCCATTGTTGGtaaaaaagtcaaaggaaaacagcGTTGATGTGGAGATATTTACTAAAGATGTTAAAAAAGTGAAGGTGGACATTGAAACCTTGGGTAGAAACAAAATAATGCATGAATGCCCAGTGTGCTTCAAGTGCTTCAGTGCTCCATCCAAGCTAAGAAGGCACTGCCTCATTCACACTGGCCAGAGACCCTTTCAGTGTTCTGTATGCCACCGTTCTTTTAGGCAGTTAGCCCATCTCAAAGCACATTACAGCATTCACACCGGCCCCAGGAAAAAGACTTCACTTCAGCTGCACAAATTTGTCAACCAATCTCAAGCTTCAAAGACTAGGGTAAGACGTTTTATGGGCAGCGGCTTCAGCAGAAAATTCAGATCAACAAGGCTCACAACTGACAAAAATATTCTAGAAAGGGATCCGAGTGGCGTCGGGTACATTGCAGACAAAgccagcagtaacacacaaggTAATTGGTGCACAGTATGTTCAAAAAGCTTCAGTGCTCCATCCAAACTCAGACGCCATCTTCTGATCCACACAGGGCAGAGGCCTTTCCAGTGCCTGGTATGCTCCCGAGGTTTCACACAAAGAGCAAACTTAAAGGTTCACAGGTGTAGAGAAGAAAGCCAAGGAGCATTCAGCTCAACATCAAACAAGGTTCATCGTCtgaagaaactggacaagcAGGATGCTGCAAACGGTCAGCCATCTTTCACCGTGCAAGATAACACAGACTTTTTTATTCCAACTAATAGCTTCACATCTTCGTCAAAATGTGTCCCAGGAGATGATCGAGAGCTCCCACAGCGAGCCAGTGAAAATGTGACGTTTGAAGTTGAAGCCACAGAAAACCAAACTAAAGAGTCGGGGCACCAGTGCacaatatgcctaaaaatgtttaattttcctTCCAAACTCTCCAGGCATCTTCTTATTCATATGGACATCAAGCCATTCACTTGCACCATCTGCAGCAAGTCCTTCAGACAACTCTGCCATCTACAGAACCATGAGAAGGTTCATACAAAAGCCAAAAGGAAAATTGCCTATAAAGGGAGTCAGAAGCGCAGGGTTGTTGTGTCAAAGGCCTCAGTCGCTTCCAAAACTTctgaatttttgaaaaacagcTGCAGTCAAGACTCAGGAAACCTTCCTTTGTTCCAGAAGCCAGATCCCGACCGTGCACTCTTGGGAAACAGGGACAATCAAAACCTGCAGCTGAGTAAACGTAAATCTGCACCTTCTGCAGAGGAATTATCTGTGCCATGCACAGCGTACAGTGACAGCACCAACTTTTTCATTGACGTCAACAAAAGTTGTCAAACTCAAAGCACAGTGATTCCTGCAAAGGCAGTGCAAAACACTTTGGGGCACAGAAAGCGGGATGTGAATCAGTGCACCTTCTGCTTGAAGACTTTTGATTTTCCCTCAAAACTTTCCAGGCACCTGCGGATTCATACAGGTGTCAGACCTTATCAGTGCCAGGTGTGTCATAAGTCATTCAAGCAGCTGAGTCATCTACAGTGTCACCAGTGGGTCCACAATAGAAAAGTTAAAATTCTGGTCAAAAAGACTCTGGAGCGTGTTCATCAAGAGAGGCCTAGAGACTTCCCCATGGCACACCAAGGTGAATGTGGGCCTTCCGGTTTAGATCATGATGATGGCAAGATCAAGTCAGAGGTTCATCTCCAAGGGGACAGATCTGTTCATCTTGCCCTCAAGCATGAAGCAGGTACCTCAGTGATTGGTGCTGATGGTGTATCCAGAAGTCTCGACTGGAATGGTCTGGATCATACGGAGCTAAGTGATCCCGGTCAATTTGAGGAAGGACCAGAGAACAGGCCTCCACGGGAGGTCCACTATTGTGTTCCTAATGACTGTTCCAATAGGTCTCCAACTGTCTCTGATTGTTGCAGGCTTGGTTTCGGTCATGAAGAACAGGATCTGGCAGGGTTCAAAGGACCAAAGGAGGAAAGGGCTGAGGAAGGTTGTGATAAACACCTCACTGAGCCACCAAATGACCTCCCTATTTGTCCGTCCTGCAGCCGGTGCTTTCCTACAGTAAAGAAACTTCAGGCACACAAATGCCCAATGCAGGGTCCTGAAGAGAGACTGCGGAAGTCCTACCattgtgctgtttgtttcaAGACCTTTGAAGCTCCATCCAAGCTGAAGAGACACTACGTGATCCACACAGGCCAGAGGCCTTACCAGTGCACCCTGTGTAACAAAACATTCACCCAGTCGGGTCATCTAAAAACACACATGTTCTCCCACAGATAG